In Pseudonocardia sp. C8, one genomic interval encodes:
- a CDS encoding HAMP domain-containing sensor histidine kinase: MTDGHLRSGVRATGPSSIARLGQTLNAMLTRLHTALTRERQFIADASHELRTPLSLLTTELELALRRPRSHDELTTALHSALAETQRLSRLAEDLLTLSRTDRQQTRPSSTVVELGPVLEAVADRFRPALQHHRRHITVEAPTGLAALAHADHLDRAIANLVDNALRHATGDIHLTATHTNGRAEIHVLDHGPGLPHDFLPHAFDRFTRPDTARTHPGSGLGLAITAALITANGGQTHLTNRPDTGADASITLPAPHDQQPHG, translated from the coding sequence GTGACCGACGGTCACCTCAGGTCAGGTGTCCGGGCCACGGGGCCAAGCTCAATCGCCCGCCTGGGCCAGACCCTCAACGCCATGCTCACCCGGCTACACACCGCCCTGACCCGCGAGCGCCAGTTCATCGCCGACGCCAGCCACGAACTGCGCACCCCGCTAAGCCTGCTGACCACCGAACTCGAACTCGCCCTGCGCCGCCCCCGCAGCCACGACGAACTCACCACCGCCCTGCACTCCGCGCTGGCCGAAACCCAACGCCTGTCCCGGCTGGCCGAAGACCTGCTCACCCTCAGCCGCACCGACCGCCAGCAGACCAGACCATCGTCCACAGTGGTCGAACTTGGTCCCGTGCTCGAAGCCGTCGCCGACCGCTTCCGCCCCGCACTCCAGCACCATCGCCGCCACATCACCGTCGAAGCCCCCACCGGACTGGCCGCACTGGCCCACGCCGACCACCTCGACCGCGCAATCGCGAACCTCGTCGACAACGCGCTACGGCACGCCACCGGCGACATCCACCTCACCGCCACCCACACCAACGGCCGCGCGGAAATCCACGTCCTCGACCACGGCCCCGGCCTGCCCCACGACTTCCTGCCCCACGCCTTCGACCGCTTCACCCGACCCGACACCGCCCGCACCCACCCCGGAAGCGGCCTCGGACTCGCCATCACCGCAGCCTTGATCACCGCCAACGGCGGCCAAACCCACCTGACCAACCGCCCCGATACCGGCGCCGACGCCTCCATCACCCTCCCCGCTCCACACGACCAGCAACCGCACGGATAA
- a CDS encoding IS3 family transposase (programmed frameshift): MPAPHPPEFRQRAVELARLGDKPVAALAKDLGISESCLRNWMAQADADEDGDSARLTSAEKKELAELRKKNRQLELENEILKRAAAYFARENILPKLIYPLVRELADDGIDVAVACRVLKVSRSGYYEWSTRPPSARDEENELLLKHIRQIHAESRGTYGWPRVHAELTLGLGLPVNHKRVARLMRQAGIQGLYRRRRRGCTVRDPAADPATDLVNRNFAVEEPNRLWITDITEHPTGDGKVYCAAVMDSYSRLIIGWSIADHMRSELVTDALGMAILRRNPETGTTILHSDHGAQYTSWAFGQRLRAAGLLASMGTVGDCYDNSMMESFWGTLQLELLDAKQWKTREELANAIFEWIEFWYNPKRRHSRIGMHSPVTFEALHTESDQHH; encoded by the exons GTGCCTGCACCACACCCGCCTGAGTTTCGTCAGCGTGCCGTCGAGTTGGCTCGTCTGGGCGACAAACCGGTCGCCGCGCTGGCCAAGGACCTGGGCATCAGCGAGTCGTGTCTGCGGAACTGGATGGCCCAGGCGGACGCCGATGAGGACGGTGACTCGGCGCGGCTGACCAGTGCGGAGAAGAAGGAACTGGCCGAGCTGCGTAAAAAGAACCGGCAGCTCGAGCTGGAAAACGAGATCCTTAAACGAGCAGCGGCCTATTTCGCCCGGGAAAACATACTCCCAAAGT TAATCTACCCGCTGGTCCGTGAGTTGGCCGACGACGGTATTGACGTCGCGGTGGCCTGCCGGGTGTTGAAGGTTTCCCGTTCCGGCTATTACGAGTGGTCCACCCGGCCGCCCTCGGCCCGTGACGAGGAGAACGAATTGTTACTCAAGCACATCCGCCAGATTCACGCCGAGTCCCGCGGCACCTACGGTTGGCCGCGGGTGCACGCCGAACTCACGCTCGGGCTGGGCCTGCCGGTCAACCACAAACGGGTCGCACGACTCATGCGACAGGCCGGCATCCAGGGCCTCTACCGGCGCCGCCGGCGTGGCTGCACCGTGCGCGACCCCGCCGCAGATCCAGCCACCGACCTGGTCAATCGCAACTTCGCCGTCGAGGAGCCCAACCGCCTGTGGATCACCGACATCACCGAGCACCCCACCGGCGACGGGAAGGTGTACTGCGCCGCGGTGATGGACTCCTATTCCCGCCTCATCATCGGCTGGTCGATCGCCGACCACATGCGCTCCGAACTGGTCACCGACGCCCTCGGCATGGCCATCCTGCGCCGAAACCCCGAAACCGGGACAACAATCCTACATTCCGACCACGGCGCGCAATACACCTCCTGGGCGTTCGGCCAGCGACTCCGGGCCGCCGGCCTGCTCGCCTCGATGGGCACCGTCGGAGACTGCTACGACAATTCCATGATGGAATCCTTCTGGGGCACCCTGCAACTCGAACTCCTCGACGCTAAACAGTGGAAAACCCGCGAGGAACTTGCCAACGCAATCTTCGAATGGATAGAATTCTGGTATAACCCGAAACGGAGACACTCCCGCATCGGAATGCACAGCCCCGTCACGTTTGAAGCCCTGCACACGGAGTCAGACCAACACCACTGA
- a CDS encoding response regulator transcription factor, with protein sequence MRVLVVEDEPKMAALLSRGLREEGHVADVATDGDQALAAVLAGEYDVIVLDVMLPGPDGFEVCTRMRTRKVATPVLMLTARGAVPDRIRGLDVGADDYLTKPFHLTELFARLRALARRGLADRTPVLQAGDLHLDPASHRVWRGDTEIFLSNREFVLLETLMRRPGMVHTRDQLLDHCWDTAFDTTSNLVDVYVRYLRQKIDRPFGVRSIETVRGAGYRLRTDGGHHAPSAG encoded by the coding sequence ATGCGCGTCCTGGTAGTCGAAGACGAACCCAAAATGGCCGCGCTCCTCTCCCGCGGGCTGCGAGAAGAAGGCCACGTCGCCGACGTCGCCACCGACGGTGACCAAGCCCTGGCCGCGGTGCTGGCTGGCGAGTACGACGTGATCGTGCTGGATGTGATGCTGCCCGGACCGGACGGGTTCGAGGTGTGCACGCGGATGCGGACGCGGAAGGTGGCAACGCCAGTGCTCATGCTCACTGCCCGCGGTGCGGTGCCCGACCGCATCCGCGGCCTGGACGTCGGCGCCGACGACTACCTGACCAAACCGTTCCACCTCACCGAACTGTTCGCCCGGCTCCGCGCACTCGCCCGCCGCGGCCTCGCCGACCGCACGCCCGTACTACAAGCAGGTGATCTGCACCTGGACCCGGCCAGCCACCGCGTCTGGCGCGGCGACACCGAAATCTTCCTCAGTAACCGGGAGTTCGTGCTGCTGGAAACGCTCATGCGCCGGCCTGGCATGGTGCACACCCGCGACCAACTGCTTGATCATTGCTGGGACACCGCCTTCGACACCACCTCGAATCTGGTCGATGTCTACGTCCGCTACCTGCGGCAGAAAATCGACCGGCCCTTCGGCGTGCGCTCCATCGAAACCGTGCGCGGTGCCGGATACCGACTCCGCACCGACGGAGGCCACCATGCGCCCTCTGCTGGCTAG
- the fetB gene encoding iron export ABC transporter permease subunit FetB codes for MITTDVTWLQVAASVLLVAVAVAVAVHQRFGLTRDLLIASARAAAQLAAVGVVLLLLFQHAGLLGAAGWVGLMVLVAGHVAGRRGRGVPRGWLLATVAIAVGSLVSLASLLLLGVLPARPEVVVPIGGMIVATAMQATGLTLLRLVEDVRHARPVIEARLALAMSLVDAFAPHRRSAARTALLPAIDSTKVVGLISLPGAMTGLILAGVDPLTAIRYQIVVMYMLLAAATVAAAVASHLAQRRLFDTTAHRLRR; via the coding sequence ATGATCACCACGGACGTGACCTGGCTGCAGGTGGCGGCATCGGTGCTGCTGGTGGCGGTGGCCGTCGCGGTCGCCGTCCACCAGCGGTTCGGCCTCACCCGCGACCTGCTCATCGCCTCCGCGCGGGCCGCCGCGCAACTGGCCGCCGTCGGCGTCGTGCTCCTGCTGCTGTTCCAGCACGCCGGGCTGCTCGGTGCCGCGGGCTGGGTGGGATTGATGGTGCTGGTCGCCGGGCACGTTGCTGGTCGGCGCGGTCGGGGTGTGCCTCGCGGATGGCTGCTGGCCACCGTCGCGATCGCCGTCGGCTCGCTGGTCTCGCTGGCCAGCCTGCTGCTCCTGGGCGTCCTGCCGGCTCGGCCCGAGGTCGTGGTGCCGATCGGCGGCATGATCGTGGCCACCGCGATGCAGGCCACCGGCTTGACCTTGCTGCGGCTGGTCGAAGACGTGCGTCACGCCCGGCCGGTGATCGAGGCGCGCCTGGCGCTGGCGATGTCGCTCGTGGACGCCTTCGCCCCGCACCGGCGTTCGGCCGCCCGTACTGCACTGCTGCCCGCGATCGATTCGACCAAGGTCGTCGGCCTGATCAGCCTGCCGGGGGCGATGACCGGGCTGATCCTGGCCGGCGTCGACCCACTGACCGCGATCCGCTACCAGATCGTGGTCATGTACATGCTGCTGGCCGCCGCGACCGTGGCCGCCGCCGTGGCCAGCCACCTCGCCCAGCGTCGACTGTTCGACACCACAGCTCATCGGCTCCGCCGCTAG
- a CDS encoding ATP-binding cassette domain-containing protein produces the protein MQQDSVFALRGVTLRHGPALVLEDVSAQIPPAACTAVVGRSGAGKSRLLRLLVRLDDPDAGQITFHGTALGRYDVLDLRRRVQLVAQQPQLLSESVAEEIRLGCPHVAPEEVGALLSRVGLPLSFLDRSTTGLSGGEAQRVCLARALALEPEVLLLDEPTASLDAASATAIERTVRDLVGRGCAVVLVSHNADQVRRVADHVILLDHGRVLASGAPDDIQYPEAAS, from the coding sequence GTGCAGCAGGACTCGGTGTTCGCCCTCCGTGGCGTGACGCTGCGGCACGGCCCGGCGCTCGTGCTGGAGGACGTTTCGGCGCAGATCCCGCCCGCTGCGTGCACCGCTGTGGTGGGCCGCAGTGGGGCGGGCAAGTCGCGGTTGCTGCGGTTGCTGGTCCGGCTGGATGACCCCGACGCCGGGCAGATCACCTTCCACGGGACCGCGCTGGGCCGGTATGACGTGCTGGATCTGCGACGCCGAGTGCAGCTCGTCGCGCAGCAGCCCCAGTTGTTGAGCGAGTCGGTGGCCGAGGAGATCCGCCTCGGCTGCCCGCACGTGGCCCCAGAGGAGGTAGGTGCCCTGTTGTCTCGGGTCGGCCTGCCGTTGTCGTTTCTCGATCGCAGCACCACAGGGCTGTCCGGCGGGGAAGCCCAACGGGTGTGCCTGGCTCGCGCCTTGGCGCTGGAGCCGGAGGTTCTGCTGCTCGATGAGCCCACCGCGTCACTGGACGCGGCCAGTGCCACCGCCATCGAGCGCACCGTCCGCGATCTTGTCGGGCGCGGCTGTGCGGTTGTGCTGGTCAGCCACAACGCCGACCAAGTCCGCCGCGTCGCCGACCACGTCATCCTGCTGGACCACGGCCGCGTGCTGGCCTCGGGCGCACCCGACGACATCCAGTACCCGGAGGCAGCCTCATGA